In Molothrus aeneus isolate 106 chromosome 4, BPBGC_Maene_1.0, whole genome shotgun sequence, the following are encoded in one genomic region:
- the IRF2 gene encoding interferon regulatory factor 2: protein MPVERMRMRPWLEEQINSNRIPGLKWLNKEKKIFQIPWMHAARHGWDVEKDAPLFRNWAIHTGKYQSGVDKPDPKTWKANFRCAMNSLPDIEEVKDKSIKKGNNAFRVYRMLPLSERPSKKGKKTKSEKDDKFKQIKQEPVESSFGMNGLNAVTSDYFLSSSIKNEVDSTVNFVVVGQPHLDGSSEEQVIVANPPDVCQVVEVTTESDEQPLSMSQLYPLQISPVSSYAESETTDSVPSDEENAEGRLHWQKKNIEGKQYLSNLGMRNTSHMLPSMATFVANKPDLQVTVKEESCPLPYNSSWPPFPDIPLPQVVSTASTSSSQPDRETRASVIKKTSDITQSRVKSC, encoded by the exons ATGCCAGTCGAAAGGATGCGGATGCGGCCCTGGCTGGAAGAACAAATCAACTCCAACAGAATACCGGGGCTGAAATGGCTAAATAAG GAGAAGAAGATTTTTCAGATTCCCTGGATGCATGCTGCAAGACATGGTTGGGATGTTGAAAAAGATGCTCCCTTATTTAGAAACTGGGCAATTCACACAG GGAAATACCAGTCAGGAGTAGATAAACCTGATCCAAAGACATGGAAGGCAAACTTCCGCTGTGCTATGAACTCCCTGCCTGACATAGAAGAAGTGAAGGACAAAAGtataaagaaaggaaacaatgCCTTCAGGGTGTACCGGATGCTGCCCTTATCTGAAAGACCTTCCAAAAAAG GAAAAAAGACGAAATCTGAGAAGGATGACAAATTCAAACAGATTAAG CAAGAGCCAGTTGAATCATCTTTTGGGATGAATGGGCTAAATGCTGTCACTTCTGACTATTTCCTGTCCTCCAGTATAAAAAATGAAGTTGACAGTACAGTGAACTTTGTAG TTGTAGGACAGCCACACCTTGATggcagcagtgaggagcaggTGATAGTTGCCAACCCTCCTGATGTTTGTCAGGTGGTAGAGGTGACAACAGAAAGTGATGAACAGCCCCTCAGCATGAGCCAGCTGTACCCTCTACAGATCTCCCCTGTCTCATCCTATGCAG AAAGTGAAACAACTGACAGCGTTCCAAGCGATGAAGAAAATGCAGAG GGACGACTTCAttggcagaaaaaaaacattgaaGGCAAACAGTATCTCAGCAATCTAGGAATGAGGAACACTTCTCATATGCTTCCCAGCATGGCAACTTTTGTAGCCAACAAGCCTGACCTCCAAGTCACTGTCAAAGAAGAAAGCTGCCCACTGCCTTACAATAGCTCCTGGCCTCCTTTCCCAGACATCCCTCTGCCACAAGTCGTGTCCACAGCCTCCacaagcagcagccagccagacCGTGAGACACGGGCCAGCGTCATCAAGAAAACGTCAGACATCACTCAGTCAAGAGTCAAGAGCTGCTAA